In Aquiflexum balticum DSM 16537, a single genomic region encodes these proteins:
- a CDS encoding branched-chain amino acid aminotransferase: protein METKLQIDITKTSKSKLQETDFDNLVFGKTISDHMFVADFKKGEWTDFRIEPYAPLSLNPANATLHYGQSVFEGMKAYKNDEGDILLFRADANQKRLNESAVRMCIPEVPEELFMEGLMQLLDLDRDWIPNKPGYSLYIRPFIFATDDYLGIRPSENYKFMIFTCPVGHYYSKPVTVKVEQKYTRAAEGGTGAAKAAGNYAGSLYPALLAQKEGYDQLIWTDGKTHQNIEESGTMNLMFMINNTLITAPTNKGTILKGITRDSVLKLAKEMGYPVEERFLTVQELEKALIENSIQEAFGTGTAATIAHIAKIHLNGVDYELSSKSPDSFSIQVLETLDKIKYGKVEDNRGWIIKL, encoded by the coding sequence ATGGAAACGAAATTACAGATAGATATTACCAAAACTTCAAAATCAAAATTGCAGGAAACGGATTTTGATAACCTCGTATTCGGTAAAACCATCAGTGACCATATGTTTGTTGCTGACTTCAAAAAAGGAGAATGGACAGATTTCAGAATAGAACCTTATGCACCCTTATCCCTGAATCCGGCCAATGCTACGCTCCACTATGGACAATCAGTTTTTGAGGGGATGAAAGCTTATAAAAATGACGAAGGAGATATTCTTTTGTTTCGTGCCGATGCCAATCAAAAAAGACTTAATGAATCAGCTGTAAGAATGTGCATCCCAGAAGTTCCGGAAGAATTATTTATGGAAGGGCTGATGCAATTGCTTGATTTGGACAGAGATTGGATTCCAAACAAACCTGGTTATTCTTTGTATATCCGTCCGTTTATATTTGCTACTGATGATTATTTGGGCATCCGCCCTTCAGAAAATTATAAATTCATGATTTTCACATGTCCGGTTGGGCATTATTATTCAAAACCGGTTACAGTAAAAGTAGAACAAAAATATACCCGTGCTGCAGAAGGTGGAACAGGTGCGGCCAAAGCCGCCGGTAATTATGCAGGATCCCTTTACCCTGCGCTTTTGGCACAAAAGGAAGGCTACGATCAATTGATCTGGACTGATGGAAAAACCCACCAAAATATAGAAGAAAGCGGCACAATGAATTTGATGTTCATGATCAATAATACTTTGATCACTGCTCCGACTAACAAGGGAACTATCCTCAAAGGGATCACAAGGGATTCTGTTTTAAAACTGGCTAAAGAAATGGGATATCCCGTCGAAGAAAGATTTCTTACGGTTCAGGAACTTGAAAAAGCACTCATAGAGAATTCAATTCAGGAAGCTTTTGGTACAGGAACGGCGGCTACTATTGCGCATATAGCCAAAATCCACCTCAATGGCGTTGATTATGAATTATCTTCCAAATCCCCTGATTCATTTTCCATCCAAGTCCTGGAGACTTTAGATAAGATCAAATATGGAAAAGTAGAAGACAATAGGGGCTGGATTATCAAGTTGTAA
- a CDS encoding ABC transporter ATP-binding protein — translation MAKIIETTEISKTYKMGAEIVEALKSISITVNKGEYVAFMGPSGSGKSTLMNIIGCLDSPTSGRYVLNGKDVSDMSENELAEIRNKEIGFVFQTFNLLPRATCLDNVALPLIYAGFNKSDRQEMAFQALSNVGLADRVHHKPNELSGGQRQRVAIARALVNNPSIILADEPTGNLDSKTSYGIMELFHELHQKGNTIIMVTHEDDIAHYAHRVIRLRDGLVESDTLNPNPTRGHAVSLVE, via the coding sequence ATGGCAAAGATTATAGAAACGACAGAAATCAGCAAAACCTATAAAATGGGGGCAGAAATAGTAGAGGCATTAAAATCTATTTCCATCACTGTAAACAAAGGAGAATATGTCGCATTTATGGGACCTTCAGGTTCCGGTAAATCAACTTTGATGAATATCATAGGCTGTTTGGATTCTCCTACTTCCGGTCGCTATGTACTGAATGGAAAAGATGTCAGTGACATGTCAGAGAATGAGTTGGCAGAAATCAGAAACAAAGAAATAGGTTTTGTTTTTCAAACTTTCAACCTTTTACCGAGAGCGACCTGTCTTGATAATGTAGCTTTGCCATTGATTTACGCAGGTTTTAACAAGTCGGATAGACAGGAGATGGCTTTTCAGGCCCTCTCAAATGTAGGATTGGCTGACAGGGTTCACCACAAACCTAATGAACTTTCAGGGGGGCAGAGACAAAGAGTAGCTATTGCGAGGGCTTTGGTAAATAATCCAAGTATCATTCTTGCGGATGAACCTACCGGTAACCTTGACTCCAAAACATCTTATGGAATCATGGAGCTTTTCCATGAGTTACATCAGAAAGGCAATACCATTATCATGGTGACACACGAAGATGATATTGCCCACTATGCACACAGAGTAATCAGATTGCGGGATGGACTGGTAGAATCAGATACCCTTAATCCCAATCCAACACGCGGACATGCTGTCTCTTTGGTAGAATAG
- a CDS encoding cob(I)yrinic acid a,c-diamide adenosyltransferase yields MKIYTKTGDTGTTSLLGGRRVLKSNLRIDAYGTVDELNSFIGLLKDQEINKKREDLLKEVQDRLFTIGATLATEPGKENVKRPDLHEEDLELLEKEIDLMEKDLPELRNFILPGGHSVVSFCHLARTVCRRTERCVIALMETEPVDEIIVKYLNRLSDYLFVLGRLIAQELGIEEVTWKPRSF; encoded by the coding sequence ATGAAAATTTATACTAAAACAGGAGACACCGGAACTACATCTTTATTGGGTGGAAGGCGGGTACTTAAATCCAACTTACGCATTGATGCCTATGGCACAGTGGATGAACTGAACAGCTTTATCGGCTTATTGAAGGATCAGGAAATCAATAAAAAAAGAGAAGACCTGCTCAAAGAAGTTCAGGACAGACTTTTTACCATTGGGGCGACCTTGGCCACTGAACCTGGTAAAGAAAATGTCAAAAGACCGGATCTACATGAAGAGGACCTGGAACTTTTGGAAAAAGAAATAGACCTTATGGAAAAAGATTTACCTGAATTAAGGAATTTCATTCTGCCCGGAGGTCATTCGGTTGTTTCATTTTGTCACCTAGCCAGGACAGTTTGCAGACGAACAGAAAGGTGCGTGATCGCATTGATGGAAACAGAACCTGTCGATGAAATAATTGTCAAATATTTAAACCGTCTTTCAGATTATCTTTTTGTGTTGGGGAGATTGATTGCCCAGGAATTGGGGATAGAAGAAGTTACTTGGAAGCCAAGATCATTTTAG